In Acropora muricata isolate sample 2 chromosome 13, ASM3666990v1, whole genome shotgun sequence, the DNA window GTCAAACATTAACTCTAAATCTAAGATCCCCATTCTTGCTGCTGAAAAAGTGAAGActacttaattaaaaaaaatgtcatcgACTAACGGATCGGTGGCCTTGAAAAGAAGCCATTAACTGTAAAATAGTTCATTCCATTCGCTAGCCAAACCAAGAGGCAATTTTAGCAACAAAAGATTTCAGTGCTGTCGCTTTGTAAGTATTAAATTCctccaaaagaaaacttctcattaaaatgaaaattgcgtCCTGTAGCTATGGCTGCTTTGCTATTTACTACGTGACGTCAGAGGTCACGCAGGAGTAGAGATTAACTCAAGGGATTCTTCCCGCAGTTGCGGGATTATGCTCGGGCTACTAAATGACTCAAACtatcaatgaaaataataaatcaTTTTTCGATTGTCATAAACATTAAAATGTAACTCACATTCTCTGTTAGTAACATATAGGTAACATTAAAATGTAAAGTTGTATTATTGGAAATATTTCCTGTTCTGTTGTGGAGAATATTCGTTTCTCTAAAACACGACTGAAATGAATTGCTGGGAAAacataatttctttttgtttggaaacatttttttttgtcaattcaATGTTTTTCCATCAATTGATTTTGGTTGCAAATGCTCACAATCTCGCGCGAACTACTCGTCAGACGTGTCACGCGCGAACTTGTGACATCAAATAGAgctgtttccatggcaacagtGTGTATGCATTCCGAAAGGGCTCCTTGAGTGGAAGAGAAAGAAGTTCTCCAAAACATTCCGCCAAAAAAAGATTTGTAGGTGGCTATAAAAGATCAATTTGGTTTCCAACATGGTGCGAGAATTAAATATGGATACACAGCGGCAAAACTTTTGGAAAGAGTCAATCAACAAAGAAGCTTTCGTTCGTTTGTCGTGGCATGCAAGATACTCGAAAGAGTTTGTCCGAGATGTTGCTGCGATGACAACACGGAAACCTCGAATGGAGGGGCTGAAAATCAACGCCTTGGAGTCGCTAAAAGAGGAGATGGAAGCTAAAGAGAAGAAAGAACGAGGAGGTCGAAAGAAAGTGGAGGAAATAGCGAAGAAACACCCAGAATCACTTCTTGTCGAAATGCGCCCAGTTTCCAAAGATACAAAGGAATTGCTGTACGACGGATTCAGCGCTCTCGGAGGAGGTCGATACGCGTACTTGCAGAAAAGAAACCTAAAGGACCCGGAGATAAAATACGAATACCCAATAACAAGTTCTTGGGAAATCGGATGGAAGCTCCAGGATTgtgtaaaacaacaaaaatcgcCATCTTTTGGAAGGACACGTGTAATTAGAGATACCTTCTACAGACCAGGCGGAATTCTCTACGTCGACTGAACTTTTTCTGAAAGAACTTGCACCGATTGCTTTTTGCGGTAAAAGAGTCTTCATTGCAACGAATTTCCAAATTTGCTTTTTCAATAAGCTCAGTGTGTTCTCCGATTGAAAAATTTCTGTACTTGAGATATTAAGGGAGATGAAGTTAATTACCTTTTCAACAGATACTTTACATTGGAATTTAAGCTTAATTTTTGCAATAAATATTTATAAGGTCATTGTGTGGAACTAAGGCAAACAACTTGCACGTAAATTTCTGTGTGACGAATCTTTCTAATATATTTTGTAATACTTGTTGCTGATTGATGAACTGCTGTAATTTCGTAGTAAATTACCGTAGATACAAAGGAATGCGAGGTATTTGTAAATAAAGCAaaattctttttctgtttctctGACATTTATTATGTGTTTacttaaattaattgaaaataaaacaCTATGAAGAACAAGATAAATGGAAAACTACTCACAACAGCTTCAATCCAAAGAAGGGACAGAAGTTTCAATAAAAAGCGGTCTTGTGAGTCTAGTCTGCAGCTAAAAGGAACAACGCAAAAACTCCAAGGGAAAAAGTTGTGCTCAATTAAGCTTGTGACCTTTAACCGATTCTTTTAGCATtagcaaaaacaatattttgaaataaaatctaAGGTCACGCCTACTGGAACCTATATGAGAATCTCTCTCATTGTCTTCTCTTGACAGCTTGGATAATAATAGTATGAACTACATACTGTAAGAAAGGTCTATGACAGgtctattattaattttttggatGCTGTGTTATTTTTTTACGAGAATTCATTGTTTGCTAGTCTTCACGACACAATCGTAATCTTCCACAACGTTCAATCATCATAGCTTTCCTGGGTCTTCTTTCAAGGAAATTGTTCGATTAAACACCAGCTgatgggaaaataaaaaatagagagagagagatgaaTACTTAATTGACTCAGTTTATTTACAGTTTCAGTGCAACAGAGTCACACAGAGCTCCAGCCATATTGCATTTTTTGAGGTCTGTATTCTCTCCACCGTTTAAGAAGTACTCATAACCTCAATGAACGCCTCACATCATCCACAAAGGCagcaaaaaataattaagttacGCAGCAAATGCTTGGACCAAGTGACACTGAGGCAAATCTAAATTGTGGCACATCTGCCTGCAATTACACATGCATTTATGCACAGCAGTGTACTGGCTTGAGCACTGCATATGTCTTCAAGGTCTGTGAATTTAACTCAAGACCTTGCCTTCTCACCTTTTGTTTGCTGGTATCAGGATCAACACTAAAGAAACCGATCCGTTCAAACTGAAATTTATCATAGACAGCTGCTCCTTTAACAGTCTGTTCCACAAGCGCCGAAGAAATCAGTGTGAGAGAGTCCTGTTGGAACAGAGGGTATAAATTAGAATTGGATGAATACATCACTCTTCTTGGAGAGGACTGAGGCAAAAAAGGGAAGGTTTTCCCAAGCCCTCACTAAACAAGTAAGGGTCAATGTATAAGACAATCTTGACAGACCAAACACACTGAGGTCCGTACCAGCTGCCTCACAAACCTGTAGCTTATTTCAATAAGATATGTAAAGAGaccaaaaaagaaattacatttttcatatttatataa includes these proteins:
- the LOC136895514 gene encoding protein SPMIP1-like, whose product is MVRELNMDTQRQNFWKESINKEAFVRLSWHARYSKEFVRDVAAMTTRKPRMEGLKINALESLKEEMEAKEKKERGGRKKVEEIAKKHPESLLVEMRPVSKDTKELLYDGFSALGGGRYAYLQKRNLKDPEIKYEYPITSSWEIGWKLQDCVKQQKSPSFGRTRVIRDTFYRPGGILYVD